From Puntigrus tetrazona isolate hp1 chromosome 8, ASM1883169v1, whole genome shotgun sequence, the proteins below share one genomic window:
- the sec22bb gene encoding vesicle-trafficking protein SEC22b-B isoform X1 codes for MVLLTMIARLADGLPLAASMQEDEQGSEKMGRDLQQYQSQAKQLFRKLNEQSPNRCTLEAGSMAFHYVIEKGVCYLVLCEAGFPKKLAFAYLEDLQAEFHEQHGKKVPTVSRPYSFIEFDTYIQKTKKSYIDSRARRNLSNINTELQDVQRIMVANIEEVLQRGEALSALDSKASNLSSLSKKYRSDAKYLNTRSTYAKLAAGGVFFIMLIVYVRFWWL; via the exons ATGGTGCTGCTGACAATGATCGCGCGGCTGGCGGACGGACTGCCGCTGGCGGCTTCAATGCAGGAGGACGAGCAG GGAAGTGAAAAG ATGGGTCGAGATCTCCAGCAATATCAGAGCCAAGCCAAACAGCTCTTTCGCAAATTAAATGAACAGAGTCCAAACCGGTGCACCTTAGAGGCTGGCTCCATGGCCTTTCA CTACGTCATAGAGAAAGGCGTTTGCTATCTGGTGCTCTGTGAGGCCGGGTTTCCTAAAAAGCTAGCCTTCGCTTATCTCGAAGATCTGCAGGCAGAGTTTCATGAACAGCATGGCAAGAAGGTGCCCACGGTCTCCAGGCCCTACTCTTTCATAGAGTTCG ATACATACATTCAGAAGACCAAAAAGTCTTACATCGACAGCAGAGCACGCAGGAACCTGAGCAACATCAACACAGAGCTACAGGATGTACAGAGAATCATGGTGGCCAACATAGAAGAAGTTCTGCAAAGAGGGGAGGCCTTATCTG cATTGGACTCAAAGGCCAGCAACTTGTCCAGCCTTTCCAAGAAATACAGAAGCGACGCCAAGTACCTGAACACTCGCTCCACATACGCTAAGCTAGCTGCGGGTGGAGTCTTCTTCATCATGCTGATCGTATACGTGCGCTTCTGGTGGCTGTGA
- the sec22bb gene encoding vesicle-trafficking protein SEC22b-B isoform X2 has protein sequence MVLLTMIARLADGLPLAASMQEDEQMGRDLQQYQSQAKQLFRKLNEQSPNRCTLEAGSMAFHYVIEKGVCYLVLCEAGFPKKLAFAYLEDLQAEFHEQHGKKVPTVSRPYSFIEFDTYIQKTKKSYIDSRARRNLSNINTELQDVQRIMVANIEEVLQRGEALSALDSKASNLSSLSKKYRSDAKYLNTRSTYAKLAAGGVFFIMLIVYVRFWWL, from the exons ATGGTGCTGCTGACAATGATCGCGCGGCTGGCGGACGGACTGCCGCTGGCGGCTTCAATGCAGGAGGACGAGCAG ATGGGTCGAGATCTCCAGCAATATCAGAGCCAAGCCAAACAGCTCTTTCGCAAATTAAATGAACAGAGTCCAAACCGGTGCACCTTAGAGGCTGGCTCCATGGCCTTTCA CTACGTCATAGAGAAAGGCGTTTGCTATCTGGTGCTCTGTGAGGCCGGGTTTCCTAAAAAGCTAGCCTTCGCTTATCTCGAAGATCTGCAGGCAGAGTTTCATGAACAGCATGGCAAGAAGGTGCCCACGGTCTCCAGGCCCTACTCTTTCATAGAGTTCG ATACATACATTCAGAAGACCAAAAAGTCTTACATCGACAGCAGAGCACGCAGGAACCTGAGCAACATCAACACAGAGCTACAGGATGTACAGAGAATCATGGTGGCCAACATAGAAGAAGTTCTGCAAAGAGGGGAGGCCTTATCTG cATTGGACTCAAAGGCCAGCAACTTGTCCAGCCTTTCCAAGAAATACAGAAGCGACGCCAAGTACCTGAACACTCGCTCCACATACGCTAAGCTAGCTGCGGGTGGAGTCTTCTTCATCATGCTGATCGTATACGTGCGCTTCTGGTGGCTGTGA
- the si:ch73-281k2.5 gene encoding LOW QUALITY PROTEIN: neurogenic locus notch homolog protein 2 (The sequence of the model RefSeq protein was modified relative to this genomic sequence to represent the inferred CDS: inserted 1 base in 1 codon), giving the protein MVCSWLLRRVLSVQGPCICVSVGYCLNGGECIVNVDSVPGSPRCVCPMGFTGQRCETNYVPCFPSPCLNGGTCRQITDTTYICHCLPGLGGAKSEVNIDNCHNHRCQNGAMCINGVNTYSCQCPPVWTGQFCTDDXDECRLQPNACLNGGTCSNTRNGYNCVCVNGWSGPDCSENIDDCAAEPCTAGSTCIDRLASFVCSCPPGKTGLLCHIDDACTSNPCKMGAQCDTNPVNGKFNCNCPSGYKGRTCAEDIDECVIGPNPCEHGGSCKNTEGSFICNCAPGYTGPHCQTSINGILTPDS; this is encoded by the exons atg GTGTGCTCCTGGCTTCTCAGGCGAGTACTGTCAGTACAAGGACCTTGTATCTGTGTATCTGTGGGATATTGTCTGAATGGAGGAGAATGCATTGTGAATGTGGACAGTGTACCTGGGAGCCCCAGATGTGTGTGCCCTATGGGTTTCACAGGCCAGCGCTGCGAGACGAATTATGTGCCCTGCTTTCCATCCCCCTGCCTCAATGGTGGAACCTGCCGGCAAATAACAGACACAACTTATATATGCCACTGCCTGCCAG GTCTTGGAGGAGCAAAAAGTGAGGTGAATATTGATAATTGTCATAATCACCGCTGTCAGAATGGAGCCATGTGCATAAATGGAGTGAACACTTACAGCTGCCAGTGTCCACCTGTATGGACTG GTCAGTTTTGTACGGATG TGGATGAATGCAGGCTGCAGCCTAATGCCTGTCTGAATGGAGGCACGTGCAGTAACACACGCAACGGCTAcaactgtgtatgtgtgaatggCTGGAGCGGCCCTGACTGCTCTGAAAACATTGATGACTGCGCAGCTGAGCCCTGCACCGCCGGCTCCACTTGCATCGACCGCCTGGCTTCTTTCGTTTGCAGCTGTCCTCCCGGCAAGACTG GTTTGCTGTGTCACATTGATGATGCCTGCACCAGTAACCCGTGTAAGATGGGAGCTCAATGTGACACGAACCCTGTCAATGGCAAGTTCAACTGTAACTGCCCCTCAGGGTACAAGGGCAGAACATGTGCCGAGGATATAGACGAGTGTGTCATCG GGCCAAACCCATGTGAGCATGGCGGCTCGTGTAAGAACACGGAGGGCTCATTCATCTGTAACTGCGCTCCGGGTTATACCGGTCCACACTGTCAGACATCAATAAATGGGATTCTGACTCCTGACTCTTGA